A single window of Williamwhitmania sp. DNA harbors:
- a CDS encoding sigma-70 family RNA polymerase sigma factor, which produces MTDADLIAQIKCGNTNAFRFLVSKYQRLVWHMVLRMVRQQEDAEDMCQEVFIRVFRNIDSYRGDSKLSTWIGSIAYNTCIDHIRRRGKEKLQLNENLEDFSISLPSPQTPSELLQSSDLKRSVHLLVDQLPVHYRTVITLFYLEEFSIQEIGDITSMQEGTIKSYLNRGRKLIRDALVKQFPDIAEERILNNDKQLSL; this is translated from the coding sequence ATGACCGACGCAGATCTCATAGCACAGATAAAATGTGGTAATACCAACGCTTTTCGTTTTCTGGTGAGTAAGTACCAGAGGCTGGTTTGGCATATGGTGCTGCGCATGGTTCGTCAACAGGAGGATGCGGAGGATATGTGCCAGGAGGTGTTTATTAGAGTGTTCCGAAATATCGATAGCTATAGGGGCGACTCCAAGCTATCGACATGGATAGGCTCCATTGCCTACAACACCTGTATCGACCATATTCGCAGAAGGGGAAAAGAAAAGTTACAGCTTAACGAAAACTTGGAAGATTTTTCTATCTCACTTCCTTCGCCTCAAACGCCCTCCGAACTTTTGCAGAGCAGCGATCTTAAGCGGTCGGTTCATCTGTTGGTTGACCAGCTGCCAGTTCACTACAGAACAGTTATAACGCTGTTCTACTTGGAGGAGTTTTCGATACAGGAAATTGGAGATATTACCAGTATGCAGGAGGGAACCATAAAGAGTTACCTTAACCGTGGCCGCAAGTTGATACGCGATGCACTGGTGAAACAGTTTCCTGACATTGCGGAAGAACGCATATTAAATAACGACAAACAGCTATCTTTATAA